The nucleotide window TTTGCTTGCTCTTTACGGTCTTGTACGCTTACCACTTTTTTGAATTGATCTCTTTCATAATTTCAATTTCTAGGTCGCGTTCTGCTAAAATCTTTTTTAAACGCGAATTTTCTGTTTCAAGTGCTTTTAGCTTTTTTACATCATCCGTATCCATCCCACTGAAACGCTTGCGCCAAGCATAGATTGACTGTTCAGAGATTCCGTGTCGCTTTGCCACCTCACCAACAGGATCCCTGTCGGCTTCTCTCAATATCCTAACAATTTGTTCTTCTTTTAAACGAGACTTTTTCATGTTCTTTCCTTTTTAGTGGAAGAAGCATTATCTCTAATTTAATTTGGTTTGAAAATCCCGGGGCAGGTCAATTTCATCAGCAGCTTGTTGTAACTTAACATTAAGCGTTAGTAAATTCATAAAGAGGGGGCTAGGGGTAAGAATAATGTAACGAGAAGGACGGCTGCAATTACAGGAGGTGATTTAACACCAAATTGAATTAAAAGTATCGCACAAATAATTAACAGAGGCAATCCAATTTAAAATAGAGATTTTTTGGGCTAGTGAATGGGTTAGTTTCATTTTTAGGAAGATTGTTTGTCCACTTTCGTAAAATGCATTGATTTTCATCTATATGTGAAAAAATCACTTGAGGATTTATTATACTTAATTTTTTGAGTGCGGGTCGTATAATATTGAAATCGTCCTCTATTATTATACGCGCATCATAATAACTCAATTGTCCTCCTGTTATTAAACCTTGATAAAAATTAATCCCGCTATTATTTGCTGCTATGCTTCTAGCAAAAAATGATTTTAATCTTGAGTTTCGGCATCTGAACGTCTCGGTGCAATTTTAAAATAGAACATGATTTCATTGGCATAATGACTTGCAATAATTTTCTTAGCGGCAGAGTTTTGCCCATGGCAAGCTAAGTAGCCAAGCCTCATAGGGCGCTTGATTAGCTTTTTAAGTGAATTACTTTCTAAAATATCAGCTATTACTTTAGTGTGCGGATTCGCGAATTCAATGAGAAATTGCACGCAGAGCGGTTCACACATGGCGATTGCATTAAATACTATGGTAAATTTAAATCCTTTTAGGTTTCCTTGATTTCACTGCGTTGACTCAAGGCTACAAAATACACAAGTAGCCTTGAGTCAACGCAGTGAAATCAAGGTTCTTAGTGATTTGATGCAGCTTGTAATAAGGCGTTGGTCATGATTTCCAGGTTTGATTTTGAAGCAATGCTTTGGTAAGCTATCAAGCTCGAATTATTTCTAGTAAGGTTGCAGGGTTAATCACAAAATCAATAGTCTAGCTTGTAGCATTCAATTAATGCGGAATAAATTATTTTAAATTGTCCTGCAACAATTTTTAATGTATTAAGCATTGAATTTTATAATAGGATAAATAGAATGGCATTTCTTAAAACGTCGGTAACACCACAATTTGAATATATGTTAAGTGGTATCCCTCTCAATCCAATACAAATAAGAGAAGTAAGAAATTTAGGCTTACCTAAAGGTACTTTTATATATTTCTGGAACAATCAGCTTATCGCACATGCCGAAACGCAATCCAAATGTTTAGAAATGGCTAGGATTAAACTCAAAGAATTAGCTTTAAATCCTAAGCCCGAAGATTTGCGAACTGTTGGCCAACTTGGTTCCCCAAGTGAGGAAAAACATATTCTAAGTCCGCATAAAGGACATGCATAATAATCCTGAATTCTCACTTATAGGCGGCGCCCATTCGCTTTGGGTCATAAAATGAAAATAAGATGTCGGGTTATAATTTGAAATCGTTAAATAGGCGAATAAAAATTTTATTTGGATATCAAATGAAATTCAAGCGTAGATTATATTTTTTGTAATAAGAAGGGTCTTATAATGAAAGTTCAAGGTCAAATAATTTTATCTAAAGATTCGGGAAGAAAAGAGCTATGGGTAACTAAAAAAGTCGAAAATGATTACTTTTTGGCGCTTAAGATACTACAAATCGGTGAGCAACCAATCAAAACAACAAAAGACGCCTTCTTAGCTTTGAGAGATTTTTTCCCACAAGTTATGGTTCAAAGCCAAGTCCTTAATGACCTTTTCGAAGCAATGCGCCTTCCTCCAAATGTGGAAGATATTTCCAACATTGCCTTAGGTAATTTCCCAGATTTTCGTTTGGATCGTAATATTGCTAACGATGTGGACCATAATAAAGTTGCCATTGCAGAATCTTTACATGGTGAAGTCATTGATTTTGAAATTACTCCAGACGATTTCGAGCTGGTAGCTACCTGCAATACAGAGGATGTCAAATTGTCTGAAGGTTCAATCTCAAAAGCAAATACAGTCGGTTTTAATAGAGATGCAATTATGAATATAAGGCTATCTCCTCAAATGCAAGAGAAATTGAACGCCTATTCCAAGAAAGTTTTCGGTGATAATTATGTTCTTTGGAATTCTCAGAAGCAACCTGTTCCTTATCACTTTACTATTGCACAAACAAATCGATTAGGTGACGCCATTGCTAAAATGGCAGAAAATAGAGAAGATAAATTAGGGATTGAACTCAAGTAAATTCAATAAGTTACTTCCTCAATTCCTGTCAAAAAGCAGTTGGGGAGGTGTTTGTAAACAGACCCCTTTTCACATTCTGTTTTCAAACTACATATGGCGCCTACCTCTTTTTGCCTATTTGTTGTATAGTACAATTTGTACCAGGCATTCAAAGTTCAGCTACGTTTAATGTTATTTCTTCAAATTAAAAATATCATCAAATTTCCGGACCAAAATTATAGGAATGACTCCTGACGGATTAATTTCACTTTAAGAGTAATAAAATGCAAAAATTACCAGTTGATTTGCTACAAGGCATAGGTTCATATTTATCGTTACCCGATTTAAATAGCGTAAAGGCAAGTTGTAGATTTTTTAATAATTTTTATTGTGAAAATGTATCGAACCATATCAAACAGAGAAAAATTATACAAGCAGTAGCGGGGCACTCTTATGTTGCTTATTTACGAGAAAATGGCACTGTTTTTCTAAAAGGAAATTTTGATAAATATATATCAACAAAAAATAGCATTTTTCTTGAGGTTTTGAAATTAAATGATGTTCAGCAAATTTCTGGTAGTGAGAATCATTTGCTATTTCTTAAAAAAAATCGCACGGTTTGCATGATGGGAGGTAATCAAAATGGTGAGCTTGGAATGGGTAACTTAACAAATTATTCAACACCCCAGCTCATTCCTGATTTTAGAGGAGTAATAAAAGTTATTGCGGGCCAAAATTTTAGTTTGTTCCTTATGGAAAATGGCACAGTGTATACATGTGGAGCAAATAAATGGGGAGAATTGGGAGTGGGTGATGAAAATCCTCACTCAGTACCCACTAAGCTGCCTAACGTAGCAGACATTATTAATATCGCTGCCAGTGACACTCATAGGATCCTTCTTAAAAGAAATGGTACAGTCCTTGTATATGGTGGCAACCTTGAGGGGCAGCTTGGTCTAGGTGACACAAAATATCGTGAACAACCTACTCAAATTCCTGGCTACTCAGAAGTGATAGATGTTGCTGTCGGCAATAGCTATACCATCTTTCTTAAGAGTAATAATAAAATTGAAGTATGTGGTAGTAATGAATATGGTCAACTGAGTTTATATAATGTAAAAGAAGTATTAATTCCCACTGCAACGTTTATCGGAAGTGTTGTGGCAATGGCAGCAGGATTTTCACATACGGTTTTTCAATTAGAAAACGGCTCTGTTTTTACTTGTGGAAATAATCAATATGGACAATTGGGAAATGCAAATCGACAATCATCGAATAATTTATTCGCTATGGGTGTGCCAGATGTTGCTAATGTCTCAGCCAGTGGTAATAATACATTTCTTCATACAAAAAATGGTCTTATACAAGGCAACGGTGATAACCGTGTTGGCCAATTAGGTTTAAAAGAACTGGACATTCTCAGGTCGACAAATTTGCCAAAGCTTAATGACTGGATAAATGTTCTAGAGCAATTGTCTGATAAAAAAAATCATGATCAAAATACCAATAATAAAAAAACCTAATTATTGGAATTTGAAAAAAATACCCAAATAAATGCTGTGCCTTGGATTTGATTGCCCTCATTGTTGATTTTTGACAAATTGAAAATATAACTTATTGGAGCCGGACTTGTGAAACAACCAATCGAGAAGCTTATTATTGAAATTAAAACTAAACTACAGGATAAAATGTTCTTAGATCATTTAATAGTGAGGCCTGATGTTGACAAAGTTAACCGAAAGATGGATAGCTATCTTGGTAATATTAGGGAAGGAGATAGCGAGTCTTCAAAACGGTGTGTCCATTTTCTGCTTAAAACAGCAGCTGAGTTAAATATGGGCGCCGAACTACATCAGTTACTTAGCTTAAACCAGCTTGATGATATAAATGATTTTCTTCTGTTTGAAACCTCTGTAACTGCTGACGCTGAAAATGATGATGACAATGGCAAAACTTTATTAGGTATTACTGCATTTCATGGACATATCGATTTAGTCCGCTATTTAGCTGAGGTAAAATTAGCAAACTTAAATGCTCAAGATATGCATGGAAATACGCCTTTACATCAAGTAGTTTATGGGGATTCGTATCCGGTGAATAAGCGCAGTTTTGGCAGCGCTCACGAAGAAGTTGCCACTTATTTGATTCAACATTGTGCAGATATAAAAATAAAAAATAAGAAACAATTAACTCCATATGTCTGTGCAAAGTTGGGTGCTCCATTGAAGATTGAAAGTATGATAGGTAAAAGATTAACTGCCTATACCGCTGCACCTAATTATGCGCATAAAGTAAGAACAATTTTGGAACAAGAATTATACACTTTAGAACGAATACGGTTTGATAAAACGGGGCAGTTCTTTTTTAAAACTATTATAACGCATCCTATAGACTACCCTGTATTTAGGCTTGAATATGCGATAAGTCAGCATGTGGCGAAAGGAACCACGCCTTACGGCTACCCAAATTTAAAG belongs to Gammaproteobacteria bacterium and includes:
- a CDS encoding ankyrin repeat domain-containing protein, whose amino-acid sequence is MKQPIEKLIIEIKTKLQDKMFLDHLIVRPDVDKVNRKMDSYLGNIREGDSESSKRCVHFLLKTAAELNMGAELHQLLSLNQLDDINDFLLFETSVTADAENDDDNGKTLLGITAFHGHIDLVRYLAEVKLANLNAQDMHGNTPLHQVVYGDSYPVNKRSFGSAHEEVATYLIQHCADIKIKNKKQLTPYVCAKLGAPLKIESMIGKRLTAYTAAPNYAHKVRTILEQELYTLERIRFDKTGQFFFKTIITHPIDYPVFRLEYAISQHVAKGTTPYGYPNLKQIFTSLDSLSENEWHDLQRIISSQKPEPWSFKYGIITDQLAKITKQSVGIGLVSFLLIQYSAQDILIAVLVGALSAMFAWQCLTEVAYKAEVKQRGVQTDRVNELLKHNRFFAPEGPRSLQIANLNSIERELQALENKCSDQNSQLSINIP